The Methylomicrobium agile genome has a segment encoding these proteins:
- a CDS encoding hydrogenase maturation protein, translated as MKILLVSTAFNGLTQKFFNELRDNNHDVSVELHHDDDQHLIDGVERFDPDIIVCPFLTKKIPAEIYNKRLCIIVHPGIRGDRSASSLDHMIMRNDAEWGVTLLQADDEMDAGDIWTSHNFQTRWTTKSSIYNREISDAALKSLKTLLMCVSSTHFKPVPLDYSDPSIKGSFQPFLKQADRKIDWKKDTAELICRKIRAADGTPGVLDIVNGKEYFLFNAYVAKDFSGKPGVLIAQANKAVCIGTVDGGVWIGHLKPKTADNTGIKLPAMLHLKAQLPKVDIDYQKEGRQLPVQEVWHVIENNIAYLHFEFHNGAMSTEQCNLMLDVYRYLKSLNVKAIVLMGGEDCFSNGIHLNTIEHAGAFSLTENEKHKKQADESWANILAINKIVNEIVNTTDKMVFSVFSGSAGAGGFYLGRAADICYARKNIAINPHYRNMGGLYGSEAHTYMLKKYVKNQDEARKLVTKCLPISPVKAHALGLINYVLDMDHSDFYNEIRSQINKTVHDEVVFSGFISQKNFDRKKEDREKPLSSYFEEELKEMRINFYGKDRSYHYARERFVFKVTKVTCGKTPSNIAFHRKNEEVMAAG; from the coding sequence ATGAAAATTTTGTTGGTATCCACAGCATTTAATGGTTTAACTCAAAAATTTTTTAATGAATTGAGAGATAATAATCATGATGTTTCTGTTGAATTGCATCACGATGACGATCAACATCTGATCGATGGTGTTGAAAGATTTGACCCAGATATCATTGTGTGCCCATTCTTGACTAAAAAAATTCCAGCCGAGATTTATAATAAAAGGCTTTGCATTATCGTGCATCCAGGTATTCGCGGTGACCGTTCGGCCTCTTCATTGGATCACATGATCATGCGAAACGATGCCGAATGGGGCGTCACCTTGTTGCAAGCTGACGATGAAATGGATGCGGGAGATATTTGGACATCGCATAATTTTCAAACCCGCTGGACAACAAAAAGCTCAATCTACAATCGCGAAATTTCGGATGCTGCCCTGAAAAGTTTGAAAACACTGTTGATGTGCGTTAGTTCAACGCATTTCAAACCAGTACCCTTGGATTACAGCGATCCTTCCATAAAAGGATCTTTTCAGCCATTTCTCAAGCAAGCGGATCGAAAAATCGATTGGAAAAAGGATACTGCTGAATTGATTTGCAGAAAAATTCGTGCCGCTGATGGCACTCCAGGCGTGCTGGATATTGTTAACGGAAAAGAATATTTTCTGTTTAATGCCTATGTCGCTAAAGATTTCTCCGGAAAACCAGGGGTTTTGATCGCTCAAGCTAATAAGGCGGTTTGTATCGGGACAGTTGATGGTGGGGTATGGATTGGCCACTTGAAACCAAAAACAGCCGATAATACAGGCATTAAACTTCCAGCAATGCTTCATTTAAAAGCTCAATTGCCAAAAGTTGATATTGATTACCAAAAAGAAGGGCGACAGTTGCCTGTGCAAGAAGTTTGGCATGTTATTGAAAACAATATCGCCTATTTGCATTTTGAATTTCATAATGGAGCAATGAGCACAGAGCAATGTAATTTGATGCTCGATGTCTATCGGTATTTAAAATCGCTCAATGTTAAGGCAATTGTTTTAATGGGTGGTGAAGATTGTTTTTCTAATGGCATTCATCTAAATACAATCGAACATGCGGGCGCTTTTAGCTTAACTGAAAACGAAAAGCACAAAAAGCAAGCTGATGAATCTTGGGCCAATATTCTAGCGATCAATAAGATTGTAAATGAAATAGTTAATACCACAGACAAAATGGTGTTTAGTGTTTTTTCAGGTAGTGCCGGTGCTGGTGGCTTTTATCTTGGTCGAGCTGCCGATATTTGCTATGCGAGAAAGAATATAGCGATAAATCCGCATTATAGAAATATGGGCGGCCTATATGGTTCGGAAGCACATACATATATGCTTAAAAAGTATGTAAAAAATCAGGATGAAGCCCGAAAATTGGTTACCAAATGTTTGCCAATTAGCCCTGTAAAGGCACATGCATTAGGTTTGATAAACTATGTGTTGGATATGGATCACAGTGATTTTTATAATGAAATCCGCAGCCAAATCAACAAAACTGTGCATGATGAGGTTGTGTTTTCTGGGTTTATTTCCCAAAAGAATTTCGATAGGAAAAAGGAAGATCGCGAGAAACCTTTATCGAGTTATTTCGAGGAAGAGCTGAAGGAAATGCGTATTAATTTTTATGGGAAGGATCGTAGTTATCATTATGCCCGTGAACGATTTGTTTTTAAAGTAACTAAAGTAACTTGCGGAAAAACGCCAAGTAATATTGCTTTTCACAGAAAAAATGAAGAGGTCATGGCAGCCGGGTAG